The Syngnathus scovelli strain Florida chromosome 19, RoL_Ssco_1.2, whole genome shotgun sequence region gggtgttttttctttttaggacaTTCCTTGCTCTTATAGGACTCTTATAGTTGGCAGGATTCGGAATGTCTTATTTGACAAAGGCAGCAATCACACAgtttctcatttaaaaaaaaaaaaaggggcagaAGGAGAACTGCCGAAAAAAGAATTTACATTTGAAAGAAAGCAGTGCCCGGATAAAGTGGCGGTTTTATTTTGAACAGGACACAGCTCGACGAGTCTGAATGAGAATGACGAGAAACATAGAAGAAATTTAatgcaaattttaacattttaagtgtaacattgataaaaaaaaaaaaaaatctggcacaTCTCTGCTTGTTAAACTAAAAAGATGATGCACACTGCACAGATGGAGATGCGCTCTCAAGATCAAGCACTGATCCGGCAGCTGATGGAGCTTCACTCCGGCATCCAGGAGCTCAAACAAGAGCTGtctgaagaagaggaggaggaggaagacgaagaaggCAGCTCCTGGGACTCAGAGAGCGAACAAGGAAGCGTCTACTCCAGCTCAGGGGAAGAGGAGACCTTGCTCTTTCCCCTCCCTAAGGCACCTTGGTGTTTTTACTCCACTGCTTTGGCCAGGAAATCTTCCAACAGGAGAAGTTCTGTGCCTTGAAAGCTCAAAGAACTCTTTCAACTCCTTCATGATTGCAAAAATAGGAATGGAGGCACCACACATGAAACTCTGCCTCATTATGAATCGGAATGTGTATTGACCTAAAGGCAAGCAAGCCTTTGTGTAAGACAAATATACTTTGACGAGCTATAGTACAATAGTCCCTTCTGGAATAAATAATTGATTTATATCTCACAATACCTCTGGCTGAGTCGTAAAATATTTAGAcagcaaaaaaaacttttatttccgTTAATGGATGGATGTAAAAAGGTTACATCGCTACGGGCTGTTAGCACTGAAAGCTCGCTGACCTTACATGACTTTAACGGCGTCGGCGCGGCAACAGACATTTGTTAGTACAACGCCGCAATAAAATAATTGTGACAGGATAAAATTGGGTCTGGTCTTTGTTCATTTTGGTTCCTGAGAACTTTATTAAAGTGACGGGAAGAATTGCATTTACACAATTTTTAAAAGAATGACACATGGACGGATTTATTATTGTCAAGcttcttgatttattttcaaaagatGATAGGGACAATAAAGACAACGAGAGcaagagtgattttttttgtcatactaCCAAAGTGTCTTGTCTCATTACTTTAAGGGAGTAAAATGAAAGCACATTTTGGTATAAGTGCAAAACATCATGcaaaaaatttgatttttttcttaccCTGCTTGATTTATATGTAATTggcgtccattttttttcaacagatTAATAATCCAGTTATCATTTAAAAGTGTTTAACGCCTCAGAATTGTGCACGTTTACTGAGAGCCATTCCTACTTGGACCTCTTGGATTTATTGCCGATAGTCTCCTGCGTCTTCCAGACCgccaaaactctccctcctcagTCTTTGGATCTCGCTGTTGAGCCCCAGAAGTGTTTGAGCCAGCTGGAGGTCCTGCGAACGCATCTCCAACTGCGGATAGGAAAGCAACTCACTGAGgtcatcatgtacacttgctgtATTGTATTATCTATTTTGATGATctaatacaaaataatatttgCAGCATGAACATATTaaagtagtaaatgcgcagtccCAAAGTGTTTAAAGTCTTGTGCAACATCTTTGTGTTTAAATTTGGACTTGAAAGTTACATTTAAACAGAAAAACGATGCTTTGTCGCCGTCTTGTGGCAATAACAGGTATTGCTCTTCAAGACGCATCATagaatatcaaagtcaaagtcaaagtcagctttattgtcaatttctccacatgccaaagacacacaaagaaaccgaaatttttatatatatatatatatatatatatatatatatatatatatatatatatatatatatatatatatatatatatatatatataaatatatatattttttctctgTTTTGAGTTACCATAATTTACATTTTACCTGATGCAGTGCACTGCAAACATGAATGTTCtaggtaaataaatagaaacacaattaaatatgtttttcagtcaactaaaattattttttttagtaataAATCATCTGCCTCCTTTTTGAGATGGTGTACAGCCATAGTGAGAACTTACCAGTTCAGATCTCAGCCAAGTGATGGCTCCGTCAATTTGGGCCCTCCTCAGCTCCTCATTGGCTTCACGATTCCTGCTGATGCTGACCCGCCTGGCACGGACGGTGCCCGCCGGATCTTCTCGAGATTCCCCACTAGTCCTGAAGGCGTCAATCAGTTTGTTCTTGATGTTCTCCAAGACCATGGTGGACAAGCTGTCCTCGCTGTGGCTCTCACGGTTCATGCTGGGAGTTGGAGGACTTACGTGGGATGCTGAGCCTCATGTGTTGCACTTTTCAGGCCGCTCGTGAAAACTTTCTCCAGAGCTCCTCGTTGGATGTTTCTGTCTTCTTCTCCTTCAAGGCTCGCTCTGCCCGCCTCGTGTGGAGCTGCCTTGTTTTGTCATTGTTACTATGGAGAAACACCCCTCCTCCCTTGGGTAGCCCTAATAAGAATGGTAGATCTTGGACAAAGACTATTGTTGCTTCCAATAAGGAGtgaaaagacccccccccccttcttcccatcctaacctaagccACCACACCCTcccccaagttttttttttttttttggttctcaTTCAATGCCGCCCCCATACAACTCAACTGTGAGAAATGTGTTAGGAAGGGGTTCTCTTTTGGTCGGCCTGATGTACAGCGCCCAGCGAATGCATCAAAGCCCCCCGTGGACGTGGCGGCCGCTCCGCAGCCTAAATAAGACCTGCTTGTCAAGCTTAAAGGACAGACAGGTCGGGCGAGGAGCGAGACACTGCTTCAGTGTTAGCCCGTTCCCCAGCACAAAGGCCATCCTACAGTGAAATACAACCAGGGCCTTTGTGGTCCAAGTTAAGTCCATTCCCAGTGGGCTATGTGGGATGGTTTTTGGCAGCTGTGAGCACTTTTTTCCTCTGACTTTTTCTATAGAGATGAGACAGGGTTCTAACTTACGGGCTTTTTACACGGAGTAAAAAGAAGACAGCACAATCAGTCAGCAGCACAATTGGATTTTTCCTGGTAGTCATTCCTCACTTTGTTGCTTTTGGTAATGAGTCATGTGACACAACATAGCTGTGCGAGAAAAGGATGTATTAGCAAACTAGCCAAATACATAGTGAAACAATTTGACGTGTACCCCCTAAGGATTTGCAAAGGGATGGAAAAGTTTATTTCTGATGGCTTTTTGAAATTTTCCATGGGATGTTACAGCACATTTCATCATACTGACAACACCAAGaacttgaaaaatattttcttcaccTCAGTTAAATTGATAACACTGCATTGGCCACAGGCTGAATGGATAAATATGAAGAAGCCTACTGTACTAAACTACAAATCTTTTCCAGATTTCTTCAGGCTTTGAAGAAAATTGTAAGTTAAAGTTTTACCTTTCTAAATGCAGTAGTAACTTTACAATGGCAGTTGCCCAGCATTCATGGTGTTAGGATGGTTTATTATAGCTCTCTGTTCAGACTATTATTGCTTACAGCAAACTATAACTTTCTCCTTCAATACAGCGCCTCTGCTGCCCTCTAGCGGTACAATTGTGTAGGAACGCAGCTTTTgcagctttttattttatttccactCACACATAATGGTTGTAAAAACTTCACAAAATTTACCGTAGTAATCAAACATCTCATTTGTTAATTCAATTTGATTTAGATTTTTTAACCAAAGGTGCGGCAGCATGATTCTCACCTTCTATTTTACGTTTCTTGTGTCTGCTCCGAGTTCTTTTCTGACCTGGCTCAATTTTTTTAAGCGGCGGTGTGggccccttcttcttcttcttcttctttaggCAGCTCAGGGGGTTCGGGTTGTGCGGTTTCCTTTTCCTCTTGGTCCCCCGTCTGTCTCCGTCCTTTTTAGTAATGCCCTGTTCTTCTTTCAGGCTGCGAAGGCTCTGCTGCTCCACCGGGCTCACGAGCTGGCCCATCTGGATGGCCTGAACCCGGTCCAGCGACGACTGGCTGGGTTTTTCAAGCACAATGGTGTTTTGGATGATGTAGAGAAGAGGGGCGCCTGGGATCTTTTGAAGACCTGTTGTCAGCTTGTAGTCCTGCACAATAAACACATTTAAGCATTTTTAAATGAACTTTAAATGTGACATTACATTACACATTACCTGTGtggcaacaaagtagtgatgcgGGTTTGTGCCCTCCAGCATAGAAAGCAGGCACTTCGATGCAGGAACTGGACTCTTCATATGCTCACATTTCCTCACTTGATACCTCTGCAAAATAATTCTGGCCCCAACAAGCTCTTTCCCCAGAGTTTCCAGTTCTTTTAGAGCGCAGCTTgggacacacaaaaacacaaatgtatGTTTAAATAGTGTTATTTCCTCCGACACTGATTATATAAGGAAATCAGTATACTCACTTGGTGGTGCAAAGATGTACCTCGCCCATAAGGTACTTTGGCATTTGTTCTTTGATTTGAATCTTGTTCTTTAATGCCGCTTGACAGAAAGTTCCGTCAATAAGAACCTGATAAGGTTCCCGAAAGTTGAAATTGTATTTGTAAAAAGATAACGTTTTCTTGGCTATTTTCTGTCGCTTGATCTTCATGACGGCTGATTGAATTTATGCAATAAGTTTCCCTAAATTTTAAATTGTAAGATTATGAATGAGAACGTTGTAGTTAGAGCGCTTTTGGAAGAGATAAATGTTACATTATGGCAGCGTGAACTCACGCGACGTGCAATGTGTTCACTTCCGCGGACTCCGCTGGGAAACAATATGCAGAACAAAGGTTCCGGTCATCGTGGCTACGGACATTCATTTGTTGGCGCATTtcattattcacaatattaaaagatagaatgttttttattcaatattgttattattgttgctgtttttttttcattaatttcATGGTTTCCGATGATTGTCAAGTGAATAATTGCTTTGTTTTTATGGGAAACACAAGGGTGCATTCCGGAAGTGCGTCAGATGTACGGCTCGAGTAAAGTGTCAGCCGTCGAAAGAGTCGCTTGTGATTCACAGCCAAACGTTAGTCTTGATCGGGCAGTTGTGTTGACAGGTTGACGCGTAACTCCTTTTCTCTTGCACCCCCACCTACTATGGCAGCCACCGACCCCCGGCTGTCGAGTGACGGCGGACCGACCAGCAGAGGAGGGTACCCAGGTGGGGAGAGCCGCAAAGACCGCGACGGATCGGGCGGTGGTAACGGGGAAGACGACCGGGACCGAGGCAATTTCGAGTGCAACATTTGTTTCGACACTGCTAAGGATGCTGTCATCAGTATGTGCGGCCACTTGTTCTGGT contains the following coding sequences:
- the LOC137839688 gene encoding uncharacterized protein C20orf202, with product MMDGVLTRLRDFSCKAITFDTCTPAGACRDPRSRTEHPRKGFASGEGNKLDIESALAWLRRELMEMRSQDQALIRQLMELHSGIQELKQELSEEEEEEEDEEGSSWDSESEQGSVYSSSGEEETLLFPLPKAPWCFYSTALARKSSNRRSSVP
- the aard gene encoding alanine and arginine-rich domain-containing protein, whose protein sequence is MNRESHSEDSLSTMVLENIKNKLIDAFRTSGESREDPAGTVRARRVSISRNREANEELRRAQIDGAITWLRSELLEMRSQDLQLAQTLLGLNSEIQRLRRESFGGLEDAGDYRQ
- the utp23 gene encoding rRNA-processing protein UTP23 homolog translates to MKIKRQKIAKKTLSFYKYNFNFREPYQVLIDGTFCQAALKNKIQIKEQMPKYLMGEVHLCTTNCALKELETLGKELVGARIILQRYQVRKCEHMKSPVPASKCLLSMLEGTNPHHYFVATQDYKLTTGLQKIPGAPLLYIIQNTIVLEKPSQSSLDRVQAIQMGQLVSPVEQQSLRSLKEEQGITKKDGDRRGTKRKRKPHNPNPLSCLKKKKKKKGPTPPLKKIEPGQKRTRSRHKKRKIEGENHAAAPLVKKSKSN